A single genomic interval of Granulicella tundricola MP5ACTX9 harbors:
- the hpnH gene encoding adenosyl-hopene transferase HpnH: MAVPISQAWTVATYVLKQKFAGRKKYPLVLMLEPLFRCNLACAGCGKIQYPAHILKAELSPEDCFRAVDECGTPMVAIPGGEPLLHPQMPEIVAGLVARKKYVYMCTNALLLKEKLHLFKPSKYLSFSVHMDGQREHHDFSVCREGGYDIAMEGVRVAVEAGFRVTTNTTLFDGADPNSVRAHFDELMVAGVESMMVSPGYTYDKAPDQNHFLGRAKSRKMFRAILSNRKKSWRFNASPMFMEFLMGKKDLTCTPWGMPTFSIFGWQKPCYLLQDGYADSFKELMETVEWENYGTESGNPRCANCMVHSGYEASGVNYTFGSIKGLLQTAKAMFSSYKDDGASRILNDWKPAQHGPLVQIGSAQTAAQASELQSVSGD; encoded by the coding sequence ATGGCAGTTCCTATCTCGCAGGCTTGGACCGTCGCGACGTATGTGTTGAAGCAGAAGTTTGCCGGCCGCAAGAAGTATCCGCTGGTGCTGATGCTGGAGCCGCTGTTTCGCTGCAACCTGGCGTGTGCGGGCTGCGGCAAGATCCAGTATCCGGCGCATATTCTGAAGGCTGAGCTTAGCCCGGAAGACTGCTTCCGCGCGGTGGACGAGTGCGGTACGCCGATGGTGGCGATTCCGGGCGGCGAGCCGTTGCTGCATCCGCAGATGCCGGAGATTGTGGCCGGGCTGGTGGCTCGGAAGAAGTATGTCTACATGTGCACGAATGCGCTTCTGCTGAAGGAGAAGCTGCACCTGTTCAAGCCGAGCAAGTATCTTTCCTTCTCGGTGCATATGGATGGACAGCGCGAGCATCATGACTTCTCGGTCTGCCGTGAGGGTGGATACGATATCGCGATGGAAGGTGTTCGGGTGGCGGTTGAGGCGGGGTTCCGCGTTACGACGAATACGACGCTGTTCGACGGCGCGGACCCGAACAGCGTGCGGGCTCACTTTGACGAGTTGATGGTTGCGGGCGTGGAGAGCATGATGGTCTCGCCCGGGTACACGTATGACAAGGCTCCGGATCAGAATCACTTCCTGGGGCGTGCGAAGTCTCGCAAGATGTTCCGTGCGATTCTTTCCAACCGGAAGAAGAGCTGGCGCTTCAATGCCTCGCCCATGTTCATGGAGTTTCTGATGGGCAAGAAGGATCTGACCTGCACGCCGTGGGGAATGCCGACGTTCTCGATCTTCGGCTGGCAGAAGCCTTGCTATCTGCTGCAGGATGGCTACGCCGACAGCTTCAAGGAGCTGATGGAGACGGTGGAGTGGGAGAACTACGGGACCGAGTCCGGGAATCCGCGCTGCGCGAACTGCATGGTGCATTCGGGCTATGAGGCGAGCGGTGTGAACTACACGTTCGGATCGATCAAGGGTCTGCTGCAGACGGCGAAGGCGATGTTCTCCAGCTATAAGGATGACGGCGCTTCACGGATTCTGAATGACTGGAAGCCGGCGCAGCATGGTCCGCTGGTACAGATTGGCTCGGCACAGACTGCAGCACAGGCTTCCGAGCTGCAGAGCGTTTCAGGAGACTAG
- the hpnA gene encoding hopanoid-associated sugar epimerase: MKVFITGATGFVGAHVARAYAAQGASLRLLTRSSSNLAGIEGLEAETVVGDLRQVEGLRVALTGCDALVHVAADYRLWVRDPEEMMAANVGGTRELLRVAREVGVPKVVYTSSVATMGFLTDGTIVDEATPVSVEAMIGVYKRSKYLAELEAIAAAKAGQHVMILNPTTPIGPGDRKPTPTGGILVDFLNRKFPAYVDTGLNLVDVGEVARMHVVALERGTPGERYILGGENLTLKQILDRLSTITGLPSPTIKVPHAVAMAFAFFDENFTGRLLGKEPRATVEAVRMGKKMMFASSAKAERELGFKVVPVYGAMRAAVEWFLANGYAPALKADVGRAV, from the coding sequence ATGAAGGTTTTTATCACTGGTGCGACGGGGTTTGTGGGGGCTCATGTCGCGCGGGCGTATGCGGCGCAGGGTGCTTCTCTGCGTCTGCTGACTCGCTCATCCAGCAATCTGGCCGGGATTGAAGGGCTTGAGGCGGAGACCGTGGTTGGGGATCTGCGGCAGGTTGAGGGGCTGCGAGTTGCGCTGACGGGGTGCGATGCGCTGGTGCATGTGGCGGCGGATTATCGGCTTTGGGTGCGTGATCCTGAAGAGATGATGGCGGCGAATGTGGGGGGGACGCGGGAGCTGCTAAGGGTGGCTCGCGAGGTGGGGGTGCCGAAGGTGGTTTATACCTCCTCCGTTGCGACGATGGGCTTTCTGACCGATGGGACGATTGTGGATGAGGCTACGCCGGTGTCCGTTGAGGCGATGATTGGGGTTTACAAGCGGTCCAAATACCTGGCGGAGCTGGAGGCGATTGCGGCGGCGAAGGCGGGGCAGCATGTGATGATTCTGAATCCGACGACGCCGATTGGGCCGGGGGATCGGAAGCCTACGCCTACGGGCGGGATTCTGGTGGACTTTCTGAACCGCAAGTTTCCGGCTTATGTAGATACGGGGCTGAACCTGGTGGATGTGGGTGAGGTGGCTCGGATGCATGTGGTGGCACTGGAGCGGGGGACGCCGGGGGAGAGGTACATCCTGGGTGGGGAGAACCTGACGCTGAAGCAGATTCTGGATCGGCTTTCTACGATTACGGGGCTGCCTTCGCCGACGATCAAGGTGCCTCATGCGGTGGCGATGGCGTTTGCGTTCTTCGACGAGAACTTTACGGGGCGCCTGCTTGGGAAGGAGCCCAGAGCTACGGTTGAGGCGGTGCGGATGGGAAAGAAGATGATGTTTGCGAGCTCGGCCAAGGCGGAGCGTGAGCTTGGATTCAAGGTGGTGCCGGTGTATGGGGCGATGCGGGCGGCGGTGGAATGGTTTCTGGCGAATGGGTATGCGCCGGCGCTGAAGGCAGACGTGGGGCGTGCGGTTTAG
- a CDS encoding phosphorylase family protein, translated as MGIPAIIAALPREVRAFVRGVQPDPAQKRAGVYVYRLPGAVVVCAGMGAVRAGMAVQAALGAGEISVLVSAGLAGGCDPGLAVGRVMEARTVVDSASGERFETECGGDCGVLVTSHAIAGVREKERLFATYGAGLVDMEAATVARMAVMHGLPFRAIKAVSDAHDFELSSLSRFATVHGHFRTGAFALHTAVRPASWRHAMKLGSGSQLALLGLTEALKQL; from the coding sequence GTGGGAATTCCAGCGATTATTGCAGCTTTGCCCCGGGAGGTGAGGGCGTTTGTGCGGGGGGTGCAGCCTGATCCGGCGCAGAAGCGGGCGGGAGTGTATGTGTATCGGCTGCCGGGGGCGGTGGTGGTTTGCGCTGGCATGGGCGCGGTGCGGGCGGGAATGGCGGTGCAGGCGGCGCTTGGGGCTGGGGAGATTTCTGTGCTGGTGAGCGCTGGACTGGCGGGGGGGTGCGATCCGGGGCTGGCGGTGGGGCGGGTGATGGAGGCTCGGACGGTGGTGGATTCCGCGTCCGGAGAGAGGTTTGAGACGGAGTGCGGGGGGGATTGTGGGGTGCTGGTGACGAGCCATGCGATTGCTGGGGTGAGGGAGAAAGAGCGTTTGTTTGCAACGTATGGGGCGGGTTTGGTGGATATGGAGGCGGCGACCGTGGCTCGGATGGCGGTGATGCATGGGCTGCCGTTTCGGGCGATCAAGGCGGTTTCCGATGCGCATGATTTTGAGTTGAGCTCGCTGAGCCGGTTTGCTACGGTTCATGGGCATTTTCGAACAGGGGCTTTTGCGCTGCATACGGCTGTTCGGCCGGCTAGCTGGCGTCATGCGATGAAGCTTGGCTCCGGGAGTCAGTTGGCTTTGCTTGGGTTGACTGAGGCGCTTAAACAGTTGTAA
- a CDS encoding alcohol dehydrogenase catalytic domain-containing protein codes for MAGMMKAAVYRDVDMVVCEEIPVPEIGAGEVLVRIDTCGVCGTDLKKIHTGSHAAPRVFGHEMAGTIAAIGVDVKGFSIGERVMAFHHIPCGVCFYCKKQTFAQCETYKKVGTTAGFEAAGGGFAEYIRVMDWIVAKGLVKVPDDIPFEQAAFIEPVNTCYKAIRMLNLEADDTVLVIGQGSIGVILAALAKRTGATVLTSDLYAERHKVAAGFGLDRPIDARGDVVAEAKKATSSRGVDVVLVAVGADSLITQAMDAVRAGGRVMLFASTQHGTAAYDPTAVCMDEKTLMGSYSASVAIQDEGVELVFQGFRDGSLDLTKLISHRFGLEDCAEAVRLASNPEPGSMKIVFKP; via the coding sequence ATGGCTGGGATGATGAAGGCAGCGGTTTATCGGGATGTGGATATGGTGGTTTGCGAGGAGATTCCTGTGCCCGAGATTGGGGCCGGGGAGGTGCTGGTCCGGATCGATACGTGTGGGGTGTGTGGGACGGATCTGAAGAAGATTCATACCGGGTCTCATGCGGCTCCGCGGGTGTTCGGGCATGAGATGGCGGGTACGATTGCGGCGATTGGTGTTGATGTCAAAGGGTTTAGCATCGGGGAACGGGTGATGGCGTTTCATCATATTCCTTGTGGGGTTTGTTTTTACTGTAAAAAGCAGACTTTTGCGCAGTGTGAGACCTATAAGAAGGTGGGGACTACGGCGGGTTTTGAGGCTGCGGGTGGGGGGTTCGCGGAGTATATCCGGGTGATGGATTGGATTGTGGCTAAGGGGCTGGTGAAGGTGCCGGATGACATTCCGTTTGAGCAGGCGGCGTTTATCGAGCCGGTGAACACCTGCTATAAGGCTATTAGAATGTTGAACTTAGAGGCGGACGACACGGTGCTGGTGATTGGGCAGGGGTCGATCGGGGTGATCCTGGCGGCGCTGGCGAAGCGGACCGGGGCTACGGTTTTGACTTCGGATTTGTATGCTGAGAGGCACAAGGTGGCGGCGGGATTTGGGCTGGATCGACCGATCGATGCGCGGGGAGATGTGGTTGCGGAGGCGAAAAAAGCGACTTCAAGTAGAGGTGTGGATGTAGTGCTTGTAGCTGTGGGGGCTGACTCGTTGATAACACAGGCGATGGATGCAGTTCGGGCGGGTGGTCGGGTGATGCTGTTTGCAAGCACGCAACATGGGACTGCGGCCTATGATCCTACGGCGGTTTGCATGGATGAGAAGACGCTGATGGGGTCCTATTCGGCCAGCGTGGCGATCCAGGATGAGGGCGTTGAGCTTGTTTTTCAAGGGTTTAGGGATGGGTCTCTGGATCTGACGAAGCTGATCTCGCACCGGTTTGGGCTGGAGGATTGCGCGGAGGCGGTGCGGCTTGCGTCGAATCCTGAGCCTGGTTCGATGAAGATCGTTTTTAAGCCGTAA
- a CDS encoding alpha/beta hydrolase, giving the protein MWKRLVVLVIWVAAWGGMPGAAQGVWQPLAGHVQMAIWPGAVPDARAETGAEVLKTASDPKDQVAGRQWLSVEQVSRPTMTVYSPKSGNTGAAVVVFPGGGYSVLAIDLEGTEVCDWLTSRGITCVVLKYRVPDSGPAYHNDCHCNIRPKAQTALQDAQRTMGLVRLHAAEWHIDPHKVGVMGFSAGGHMVANISTHFERRAYAPVDAADKLSCRPDFAVAVYPGHMTEHTTREFELNPEVPVTAKTPPTFLVQAEDDHVDGVKQSLTYYIALMKAGVPVEMHLYAQGGHAFGLRRTKLPITHWPELVEVWLRTIGVMG; this is encoded by the coding sequence ATGTGGAAGAGGCTGGTTGTGCTGGTGATCTGGGTGGCGGCCTGGGGTGGGATGCCGGGGGCGGCGCAGGGTGTGTGGCAGCCTTTGGCGGGGCATGTGCAGATGGCGATCTGGCCGGGGGCGGTGCCGGACGCCCGGGCGGAGACGGGGGCTGAGGTTCTGAAGACTGCCAGTGATCCCAAGGATCAGGTGGCGGGGCGGCAGTGGCTTTCGGTGGAGCAGGTTTCGCGGCCGACGATGACGGTGTACTCGCCGAAGAGCGGGAATACGGGAGCGGCGGTGGTGGTGTTTCCGGGCGGCGGGTATTCGGTCCTGGCGATCGACCTGGAGGGGACGGAGGTCTGTGACTGGCTGACCTCGCGTGGGATCACGTGCGTGGTGTTGAAGTACAGGGTTCCGGACTCCGGGCCGGCGTATCACAACGATTGCCATTGCAATATTCGTCCGAAGGCGCAGACGGCTTTGCAGGATGCACAGAGGACGATGGGGTTGGTGCGGCTTCATGCCGCCGAGTGGCATATCGATCCGCACAAGGTTGGGGTGATGGGGTTTTCGGCGGGTGGACATATGGTCGCCAATATCAGCACGCACTTTGAGAGGCGGGCGTATGCGCCGGTGGATGCGGCCGACAAGCTGAGCTGCCGCCCGGACTTTGCGGTGGCGGTTTATCCGGGGCACATGACGGAGCATACGACGAGGGAGTTCGAGCTGAACCCGGAGGTTCCGGTTACGGCAAAGACGCCGCCCACGTTTCTGGTGCAGGCGGAGGATGACCATGTGGATGGGGTGAAGCAGTCGCTGACTTACTATATTGCGTTGATGAAGGCCGGGGTTCCGGTGGAGATGCACCTGTATGCGCAGGGTGGGCATGCGTTTGGGCTGCGGCGGACGAAGCTGCCGATCACGCATTGGCCGGAGTTGGTAGAGGTCTGGTTGAGGACGATTGGGGTTATGGGTTAA
- a CDS encoding DUF2157 domain-containing protein: MTILSRIRDWKDQGNISPDQEALLTNLALEQPFSLSLELNVLLYAGVLAFVAGLGWTISTWSQQLGTLAILTALTLILAASLWFCFARVPTWSPAETSASSPFVDYVLYLACLVWSLELAYVEQRFHLLSGQWDLYLLLTAALFFALAYRFDNRFVLSLALSGFAGWFGLALSHGPLEDLEGRLRPYALLYCLIVGAGTVLLQHFKLKPHFFGTYLNLVANVLFWTTLSGVFEHENYGLWVIGLLATCGASLAWGLNRRQFVFVAYAAVYGYIGISSLIIRNSNDAIFILGYFVVTAIAMLVMLVKISQHFWRTT; the protein is encoded by the coding sequence ATGACAATCCTTTCAAGAATCAGAGACTGGAAGGATCAAGGCAACATCTCGCCTGATCAGGAAGCTCTCCTGACGAACCTCGCCCTTGAACAGCCCTTCTCCCTCTCGCTTGAACTCAACGTCCTCCTCTACGCCGGCGTCCTCGCCTTCGTCGCCGGCCTCGGCTGGACGATCTCCACGTGGTCCCAGCAGCTTGGCACGCTCGCCATCCTCACCGCTCTCACTCTCATCCTTGCTGCATCCCTCTGGTTCTGCTTCGCCCGAGTCCCCACCTGGTCGCCCGCAGAGACCTCCGCCTCCAGCCCGTTTGTCGATTACGTCCTCTACCTCGCCTGCCTCGTCTGGTCCCTGGAACTCGCATACGTCGAGCAGCGTTTCCATCTCCTCTCCGGACAATGGGACTTGTATCTTCTCCTCACCGCCGCCCTCTTCTTCGCTCTTGCCTACCGTTTCGACAACCGCTTCGTCCTCTCGCTGGCCTTGTCCGGATTCGCCGGATGGTTCGGGCTCGCCCTCTCCCACGGACCATTAGAAGACTTGGAAGGACGCCTCCGTCCCTACGCCCTCCTCTACTGCCTTATCGTCGGCGCAGGCACAGTTCTGCTTCAGCACTTCAAGCTCAAACCGCACTTCTTCGGAACCTATCTCAACCTCGTAGCCAACGTACTCTTCTGGACCACACTCTCCGGAGTCTTCGAGCACGAAAACTACGGGCTGTGGGTGATCGGTCTGCTTGCCACCTGCGGCGCATCCCTCGCATGGGGACTGAACCGCCGCCAATTCGTCTTCGTCGCGTACGCCGCCGTCTACGGCTACATCGGCATCAGTTCGCTCATCATCCGCAACTCCAACGACGCCATCTTCATCCTCGGATACTTCGTCGTCACCGCAATCGCAATGCTCGTTATGCTGGTCAAGATCTCACAACACTTCTGGAGGACTACATGA
- a CDS encoding DUF4097 family beta strand repeat-containing protein, whose translation MNKFSALLLATPLLLSGYAAASEPGSFNKTLTVSGPVKLDVKSGPGGIKISVGSSDTVVVHAVIRSVLGRFDPGLADANIRALEQNPPIEQHGNDIRIGYVADQAILKGVTVTYDIETPRQTQVNASADAGGIRIDGVQGPVETTNDAGHTEVSGIQAALKMTARAGGLVVQDAGNDVSITNQSGGILMHGVHGSVTAETTNGRIEISDVTGDVHSATRSASIRLDGIKGGVNARNLSGSIESFQSGSSVNAETSSGSIRISQSQPAPIRALSSSGAIHVELASGGGYDLDAQSIKGKISGKATEAFAKTKDQKDQRSFKGRIGSGGPLVDLDTKSSKIEID comes from the coding sequence ATGAACAAGTTTTCCGCTCTCCTCCTCGCAACACCCCTGCTCCTCAGCGGCTACGCTGCAGCCTCTGAGCCCGGCAGCTTCAACAAGACACTGACGGTCTCCGGCCCCGTAAAGCTCGACGTCAAGAGCGGCCCCGGAGGAATCAAGATCTCCGTCGGCTCGTCCGATACCGTGGTCGTCCATGCCGTCATCCGCTCTGTCCTCGGACGCTTCGATCCCGGCCTTGCCGACGCCAACATCCGCGCCCTCGAACAGAATCCGCCCATCGAGCAGCACGGCAACGACATCCGCATCGGCTACGTCGCAGACCAGGCCATCCTCAAGGGCGTCACCGTCACCTACGACATCGAGACCCCCCGCCAAACGCAGGTCAACGCCTCAGCCGACGCAGGCGGTATCCGCATCGACGGCGTGCAGGGCCCGGTCGAAACCACCAACGACGCCGGCCACACAGAAGTCTCTGGCATCCAGGCCGCCCTGAAGATGACCGCACGCGCCGGCGGTCTCGTCGTCCAGGATGCGGGCAACGATGTCTCCATTACCAACCAGTCAGGCGGCATTCTCATGCACGGCGTCCACGGCAGCGTCACCGCCGAGACCACCAACGGACGCATCGAAATCAGCGACGTCACAGGCGACGTACACTCAGCCACCCGCTCCGCCAGCATCCGCCTCGACGGCATCAAGGGCGGGGTCAACGCGCGCAATCTCTCAGGCAGCATTGAGTCCTTCCAGTCCGGCAGCTCCGTCAACGCCGAGACCTCCTCCGGCTCCATCCGCATCTCCCAGTCGCAGCCCGCGCCCATCCGTGCCCTCTCCAGCTCCGGCGCCATCCACGTCGAGCTCGCCAGCGGCGGCGGCTATGACCTGGACGCTCAGTCGATCAAAGGAAAGATCTCCGGCAAAGCAACAGAAGCCTTCGCAAAGACCAAAGATCAGAAAGACCAGCGCAGCTTCAAGGGCAGGATCGGTTCCGGCGGTCCACTCGTCGATCTCGATACAAAGTCATCGAAGATCGAAATCGACTGA
- a CDS encoding SRPBCC family protein, which produces MTQKTGSEVERMTVTRIFDAPRELVWKAWTDPKYVMQWWGPKEFTCPVCKMDFRVGGKFLYGMKSPDGQTFWNAGEYHEIIPFEKIASSMYFADSEGNKVEAADLGIEHEAIEGAYDVTLFEDLGDGRTKLTFIGNEPAESAKDSGQLEGWNQILDKVAEIVAELVDAK; this is translated from the coding sequence ATGACACAAAAGACAGGAAGTGAAGTAGAGCGGATGACGGTGACACGGATCTTTGACGCGCCACGCGAGCTGGTTTGGAAAGCCTGGACCGACCCGAAGTACGTGATGCAGTGGTGGGGACCGAAGGAGTTTACCTGCCCGGTCTGCAAAATGGATTTTCGCGTGGGCGGGAAGTTTCTCTACGGCATGAAGTCGCCGGATGGGCAGACGTTCTGGAATGCAGGGGAATACCACGAGATTATTCCGTTCGAGAAAATTGCTTCGTCCATGTACTTTGCCGACTCCGAGGGCAACAAGGTCGAGGCCGCGGACTTGGGGATCGAGCATGAGGCCATCGAAGGTGCGTACGACGTGACCCTCTTTGAGGATCTTGGCGATGGGCGGACGAAGCTGACCTTCATCGGCAATGAGCCCGCGGAGAGCGCAAAGGATAGCGGTCAACTCGAGGGCTGGAACCAGATCCTCGATAAGGTGGCTGAGATCGTTGCGGAGTTGGTGGACGCGAAGTAA
- a CDS encoding ArsR/SmtB family transcription factor, whose amino-acid sequence MDQLGTAFAALSDPTRRAMIERLSQGPASVHGLTEPFALSQQMISKHIAYLVRARLVVKTKRGRESVCTLRPEAIKTVSEWAMNYRRFWEESFDKLDVVLNQMKKEEAGHDTKDRK is encoded by the coding sequence GTGGATCAATTGGGCACAGCATTTGCGGCTTTGTCAGACCCGACCCGCCGGGCCATGATCGAACGGCTCTCACAGGGGCCTGCCTCGGTGCATGGGTTGACGGAGCCGTTTGCACTGTCGCAGCAGATGATTTCAAAACATATCGCCTACCTGGTTCGCGCGCGGCTCGTCGTCAAGACGAAGCGTGGGCGGGAGAGTGTGTGCACGCTTCGGCCGGAGGCGATCAAGACGGTCAGCGAGTGGGCGATGAACTATCGCCGATTCTGGGAAGAGAGTTTCGACAAGTTGGATGTGGTTCTCAATCAAATGAAGAAAGAGGAGGCAGGACATGACACAAAAGACAGGAAGTGA
- a CDS encoding GGDEF domain-containing protein, with protein sequence MQRRLPRLAINSWIFALGFTVISEISGYFIEISAGWHIAMHTVRLCSDLLAGVAFLFFTGRKLSATSDHDFKLLWNAVPFFALELIFGLEVFTPWPYVLCAAAGAVISVAVAVLRKRSSIIPVAQVILWFAIATFAVLGNYRASAYWGLGGVFAAAGLHLWYRLPRNTIGRVALVLSLFVWSASFFTHSYVFPHPKLRMMAENIWSIQKFIVSVSMLLILLESEARENEALAMRDQLTGLANRRLMELRLTSAISTGHTSILLLDLNGFKQINDTHGHLAGDELLQQIAERLTQCVTEEETLARLGGDEFLIISNRDILTLNGSVQEALSKPILLGRNLTIVVNASIGTAIFPLDAQGSSGAEAITNLLRVADNQLYARKQAHTVEEATVTNPRRLYRQGL encoded by the coding sequence TTGCAGAGGCGACTTCCTCGACTCGCGATCAATAGCTGGATCTTCGCTCTTGGCTTCACTGTCATCTCAGAGATCTCCGGGTACTTCATTGAGATTTCGGCTGGCTGGCATATCGCGATGCATACCGTCAGGCTGTGCTCCGATCTCCTGGCCGGGGTTGCGTTTCTTTTTTTCACCGGGCGCAAGCTCTCTGCGACATCCGACCATGACTTCAAGCTTCTCTGGAATGCGGTTCCTTTTTTTGCTCTCGAACTGATCTTTGGGCTGGAGGTCTTTACGCCCTGGCCCTATGTCCTCTGCGCCGCCGCAGGAGCAGTCATCAGCGTGGCTGTTGCCGTTTTACGGAAGCGAAGCTCGATCATCCCGGTGGCACAGGTCATTTTATGGTTCGCCATTGCAACCTTCGCCGTCCTCGGCAACTATCGTGCTTCAGCCTACTGGGGACTTGGCGGCGTCTTTGCGGCGGCCGGTCTTCATCTCTGGTATCGGCTTCCTCGCAACACCATCGGACGCGTGGCCCTCGTCCTGAGCCTTTTTGTCTGGTCTGCTTCCTTTTTCACACATTCCTATGTTTTCCCCCACCCTAAATTACGGATGATGGCGGAGAACATCTGGAGCATTCAGAAGTTCATTGTGAGCGTCAGCATGCTGCTTATTCTGCTGGAAAGTGAAGCCAGAGAAAATGAAGCGCTGGCCATGAGAGATCAACTGACAGGCCTTGCGAACCGGCGCTTGATGGAGCTAAGACTGACATCGGCGATCTCAACTGGACATACCTCCATCCTGCTGTTGGATCTCAACGGATTTAAACAGATCAATGACACCCACGGACATCTCGCCGGGGATGAACTGCTGCAGCAGATCGCGGAGAGGCTCACTCAATGTGTGACCGAAGAAGAGACGCTTGCGCGGTTAGGTGGCGATGAGTTCCTGATTATCTCTAACCGTGACATCCTTACCCTCAACGGCTCAGTCCAGGAGGCTCTTTCCAAGCCTATTCTCCTGGGCCGGAACCTCACCATCGTGGTGAATGCGAGCATTGGCACCGCCATCTTCCCACTCGATGCCCAGGGGTCATCCGGCGCTGAAGCCATCACAAATCTGCTGCGCGTCGCAGACAATCAGCTCTATGCGCGAAAGCAAGCGCACACCGTTGAGGAAGCCACGGTCACCAATCCAAGAAGGCTCTACCGGCAAGGTCTCTAG
- a CDS encoding uroporphyrinogen-III synthase, producing MPAPLQDRRILITRAAGQASTLATLLAERGAIPILIPTIELAPPTFWQPLDQAIQTIQTYDWLLFTSANAVEAYVQRARTLNLPAQARRIAAIGPATARAVQGTGLAQAVDLIPARYVAESFAEALLPHAPNARMILVRAAEARDHLTQTLMAAGAHLTIAEAYRTIVPPASIEALKYAFSNQAEPLDAITFTSASTARNLATLMESAALLIPHGTTLASIGPITSQAMRDLNLTPTIEAKDSTIPSLVEALTQLFIN from the coding sequence GTGCCCGCACCTCTTCAAGACCGCCGCATCCTCATTACTCGCGCAGCCGGCCAGGCCTCTACGCTTGCCACCCTCCTCGCCGAACGAGGCGCTATCCCCATCCTCATCCCCACCATCGAGTTGGCCCCGCCAACCTTCTGGCAGCCCCTCGATCAAGCCATCCAAACCATCCAGACCTACGACTGGCTCCTCTTCACCAGCGCCAATGCGGTAGAGGCTTACGTCCAGCGCGCCCGCACCCTGAACCTCCCGGCCCAGGCTCGCCGCATCGCCGCCATCGGCCCCGCCACCGCACGAGCAGTGCAGGGAACCGGTCTAGCCCAGGCAGTAGACCTCATTCCCGCGCGGTACGTAGCCGAGTCCTTCGCCGAAGCGCTGCTCCCCCATGCCCCCAACGCCCGCATGATCTTAGTTCGAGCAGCCGAAGCTCGCGACCATCTTACCCAGACCCTCATGGCCGCTGGAGCCCACCTCACCATCGCCGAAGCCTACCGCACCATCGTCCCGCCGGCCTCCATCGAAGCCCTGAAGTACGCCTTCAGCAATCAAGCAGAACCCCTGGACGCCATCACCTTCACCAGCGCCAGCACCGCCCGCAACCTCGCCACCCTCATGGAATCCGCAGCCCTGCTGATCCCGCACGGCACCACCCTCGCCTCGATAGGTCCGATCACCTCGCAAGCCATGCGAGACCTGAATTTGACCCCCACGATAGAAGCCAAAGACTCCACCATCCCATCCCTGGTAGAAGCCCTGACCCAGCTTTTCATCAACTAG
- the nth gene encoding endonuclease III gives MPSVKKTVAKKSAAKGLVPPQRLSGASRKAAIEGVPAEKAHEIASSEPVFPKLKNGRTAKPLAQDRVAAILDGLRKTYPGVVCALTHRNAFELTIATILSAQTTDVGVNKATPELFKMYPTPKKLAEAPTLEVERLIKTTGFYRAKAKNIQGAARVLVERFGGEVPKTIAEMIELPGVARKTANVVLGSWYGIASGVVVDTHVLRLSRRLELTKNDDPVKVEQDLIKVIPQDRWIQFSHELIHHGRQVCIARKPRCVDCSLERVCNSTDKTWSSH, from the coding sequence ATGCCTTCAGTAAAGAAGACTGTTGCTAAAAAGTCGGCGGCTAAGGGGCTGGTTCCACCTCAGAGGTTGAGTGGGGCCAGCCGTAAGGCTGCGATTGAAGGTGTGCCAGCGGAGAAGGCGCACGAGATTGCGAGCTCTGAGCCGGTGTTTCCAAAGTTGAAGAATGGCCGGACGGCCAAGCCGCTGGCTCAGGATCGGGTGGCGGCGATTCTAGATGGGCTGCGGAAGACGTATCCGGGGGTGGTTTGTGCGTTGACGCATCGGAATGCGTTTGAGCTGACCATTGCAACGATCCTTTCCGCGCAGACGACCGATGTTGGTGTGAATAAGGCCACACCGGAGCTGTTCAAGATGTATCCGACGCCGAAGAAGCTGGCTGAGGCACCAACCTTGGAAGTCGAACGGCTGATCAAGACGACGGGGTTCTATCGAGCCAAGGCTAAGAACATCCAGGGGGCGGCGAGGGTGCTGGTGGAGCGCTTTGGCGGCGAGGTGCCGAAGACGATTGCGGAGATGATCGAGCTGCCGGGGGTCGCGCGGAAGACGGCGAATGTGGTGCTGGGAAGCTGGTATGGGATCGCGTCAGGCGTAGTGGTGGATACGCATGTGCTGCGGCTCTCTCGGCGGCTGGAGCTGACCAAGAACGACGATCCGGTCAAGGTGGAACAGGATCTGATCAAGGTGATTCCGCAGGATCGGTGGATCCAGTTCAGCCATGAGTTGATTCATCATGGGCGGCAGGTTTGTATCGCGCGTAAGCCTCGGTGTGTGGATTGTTCGCTGGAGCGGGTTTGCAACTCGACGGATAAGACCTGGTCTTCTCACTGA